A stretch of the Pedobacter sp. MC2016-14 genome encodes the following:
- a CDS encoding S8 family peptidase → MNNLSKRALQLSLLVIFPFLSYAQKPNWFNLDLKTDTTFGISTEKAYAELLKGKKSKPVLVGVLDGGVDYNHEDLKRIVWVNKREIAGNGKDDDKNGYIDDIHGWNYLGSAKGSVAHETLELTRLLRRDRKKFENVDAVSVAPADKEAYEAYQKMKAKYDEEVAEAKGITANIEGFKNVVDGVVKKIGKENPTLGDFQSFQAVTPMETRIKTVLISQLQEGGTFKDFYDAQILKGLEHYKSSLDYNLNMDYDPRPELVGDNYADSKERFYGNSDIKGPDASHGTHVGGIIAADRTNNLGIKGVADNVQIMGVRAVPDGDERDKDVANSIRYAVDNGAKVLNMSFGKAYSWDKAAVDAAVKYAMSKDVLLVQAAGNDNKDIDKETNFPNRKYLTGETAAAYLVVGASGPKDDETLKADFSNFGKTAVDVFAPGVNIYSTIPEGKYASFNGTSMAAPVVAGLAALIRSYYPKLTALQVKEIIMKSVVKVNHNVTYKVGEEDKSVPFSDLCISGGIVNAYNALKLAATYK, encoded by the coding sequence ATGAATAATTTATCCAAAAGAGCCCTTCAGTTGTCTCTTTTAGTGATATTCCCGTTTTTATCTTACGCACAAAAGCCAAACTGGTTTAACCTTGACCTTAAAACAGATACTACTTTCGGTATCAGCACTGAAAAGGCTTATGCCGAGCTGTTGAAGGGAAAAAAATCTAAACCTGTTTTAGTAGGTGTACTAGATGGTGGCGTAGATTATAACCACGAAGACCTGAAAAGAATTGTTTGGGTAAATAAGAGAGAAATTGCCGGAAACGGAAAGGATGATGATAAAAATGGATATATAGATGATATCCACGGATGGAATTACCTTGGCTCTGCTAAAGGCTCTGTAGCTCATGAGACGCTTGAGTTGACAAGGTTGCTTAGAAGAGACCGTAAGAAATTTGAAAACGTAGATGCTGTATCAGTAGCTCCGGCAGATAAAGAAGCATATGAAGCTTATCAGAAAATGAAAGCCAAATACGATGAAGAAGTAGCAGAAGCGAAAGGAATTACCGCCAATATTGAAGGCTTTAAAAATGTAGTGGATGGAGTGGTTAAAAAAATTGGCAAAGAAAACCCAACCCTGGGAGATTTTCAAAGCTTCCAGGCCGTAACGCCAATGGAAACCAGAATTAAAACGGTATTGATTTCACAATTGCAAGAAGGTGGTACGTTTAAGGATTTTTATGATGCACAGATCCTAAAAGGTCTGGAGCACTATAAATCATCTTTAGATTACAACTTAAACATGGATTATGATCCGCGTCCCGAACTTGTTGGTGATAACTATGCAGACAGCAAAGAGCGTTTTTATGGCAATAGCGATATCAAAGGCCCTGATGCAAGTCATGGTACCCACGTTGGAGGGATCATAGCAGCCGACCGTACCAATAATTTAGGTATCAAAGGTGTTGCTGATAATGTACAGATTATGGGTGTACGTGCCGTTCCGGATGGTGATGAACGTGACAAAGATGTTGCTAATTCTATCCGTTATGCAGTAGATAATGGTGCTAAAGTTTTGAACATGAGTTTTGGTAAAGCATATTCATGGGATAAGGCGGCAGTTGATGCAGCTGTTAAGTATGCCATGAGCAAAGATGTGTTGTTGGTACAGGCAGCAGGTAACGACAATAAAGACATTGACAAAGAAACCAATTTCCCAAACCGTAAATACTTAACTGGAGAAACTGCTGCGGCATATCTTGTAGTTGGTGCTTCCGGACCAAAAGATGACGAGACTTTAAAAGCAGACTTTTCTAATTTTGGAAAAACAGCGGTAGATGTTTTTGCACCAGGTGTAAACATTTATTCTACCATCCCTGAAGGAAAATATGCAAGCTTTAACGGAACAAGTATGGCTGCTCCTGTAGTTGCTGGTTTAGCGGCATTGATTCGTTCATACTATCCAAAACTTACTGCTTTACAGGTTAAGGAGATCATTATGAAATCCGTTGTTAAAGTAAACCACAACGTTACTTATAAAGTAGGAGAGGAAGATAAGTCTGTTCCATTTTCAGACCTTTGCATTAGCGGAGGTATTGTGAACGCTTACAATGCTTTAAAATTAGCTGCTACTTATAAATAG
- a CDS encoding Rrf2 family transcriptional regulator: MLSKKTKYAIKALVALGKNVQNPPMQIVRLAEQEMIPRKFLEQILLDLRNAGYLYSKKGAGGGYSLNKDAKDIYLVDVLRITDGPIAMVPCASIKFYRKCDECHDEVTCGIRKTFIDVRDATLRILSNTSVADVIARETTDFLDI; this comes from the coding sequence ATGCTATCAAAGAAAACAAAATATGCAATAAAGGCGCTCGTAGCCTTGGGAAAAAATGTTCAGAATCCACCGATGCAAATTGTGCGGTTGGCGGAGCAGGAAATGATACCAAGGAAGTTTTTAGAACAGATTTTACTAGACCTTAGAAATGCAGGCTATCTGTATAGTAAAAAGGGTGCAGGAGGTGGTTACAGCCTTAATAAGGATGCTAAAGACATTTACCTGGTAGATGTGTTGCGCATTACCGACGGCCCTATTGCTATGGTGCCTTGTGCCAGCATTAAGTTTTATCGGAAATGTGACGAATGCCACGATGAGGTAACTTGCGGAATCCGGAAAACATTTATTGATGTGAGAGATGCTACCCTTAGAATTCTTTCCAACACCTCAGTTGCAGACGTTATTGCCCGCGAAACCACAGACTTCTTAGATATTTAA
- a CDS encoding DUF4998 domain-containing protein produces MKTRLYIIMAIAGGCAFMACKRMDSTYKQYVVNSGVIYPGKATAPVLHSGDNRVRITWLRGSDPKVVRAKVYWNNYTDSIEFAVPADKDTVGITIPNVPENFYSFIIKTFDSKGNVSVPVELSGSVYGERYRSNLLPRPLLTNTVNLANTLGLQFNDLPSGTTIVGSEVEYTTTTNLLKVVRVKASDLALQLADYKKGTSYRIRTLHLPDPVALDTFRTNYQVVNELSPVKSQLSVIAYSSYNTTDTPVGFSAPANLLDGNQNTRWLSLTTLSYPHFVTIDLGTQRTIKTISLWRWTIAPTATVPVPVPDERGPDVVKFQGSVDNVNWIDLGGNFNFNRLTSAEQKFTIPGLPEVRYIKLTAVSGPQKFVILGEINFGLL; encoded by the coding sequence ATGAAAACTAGATTATATATAATAATGGCAATTGCAGGTGGGTGTGCTTTTATGGCCTGTAAAAGAATGGATAGTACATATAAACAATATGTTGTAAATAGTGGTGTTATCTATCCTGGAAAGGCAACTGCCCCTGTGCTGCATTCTGGCGACAACAGGGTTAGAATTACCTGGTTAAGAGGCTCCGATCCTAAAGTGGTAAGAGCAAAGGTCTATTGGAATAATTATACTGATTCTATTGAATTTGCTGTCCCAGCGGATAAGGACACTGTAGGAATTACCATTCCCAACGTACCTGAGAATTTTTACTCTTTCATTATCAAAACTTTTGATAGCAAGGGTAACGTATCTGTTCCGGTGGAGCTGTCTGGCAGCGTGTATGGTGAGCGATATCGGTCAAATTTGCTTCCAAGGCCATTGCTGACCAATACTGTCAATCTTGCTAATACATTGGGACTTCAATTCAATGATTTACCCTCAGGGACAACGATTGTTGGATCGGAGGTGGAATATACTACCACCACAAATTTGCTTAAGGTTGTACGGGTTAAAGCATCAGATCTTGCTTTGCAGCTTGCAGACTATAAAAAAGGAACTAGCTATCGCATTAGGACCCTACATCTGCCCGATCCTGTTGCTTTAGATACTTTTAGAACCAACTACCAGGTTGTAAACGAGCTTTCTCCTGTTAAAAGCCAGTTGTCAGTGATTGCTTATTCTTCCTATAATACAACGGATACTCCAGTTGGCTTCAGTGCACCGGCCAATCTGTTGGATGGCAATCAAAATACCAGATGGCTTTCACTTACCACTTTGTCTTACCCTCATTTTGTAACAATCGATTTGGGTACCCAGCGGACAATCAAAACCATCAGTTTATGGAGGTGGACAATAGCCCCTACAGCTACTGTACCCGTTCCTGTTCCAGACGAGCGGGGACCGGATGTTGTGAAGTTCCAGGGAAGTGTTGATAATGTAAACTGGATAGATTTGGGCGGGAATTTCAACTTTAACAGACTAACCAGCGCTGAACAAAAATTCACAATCCCTGGCTTGCCAGAAGTTCGTTACATAAAGTTAACGGCCGTAAGTGGTCCCCAGAAATTTGTAATCTTAGGAGAAATTAACTTTGGTCTATTGTAA
- a CDS encoding DUF5000 domain-containing lipoprotein, translating into MKILNYIVVALLLSIVGQSCKEDERLKYLNEDAPAPQQVSNIKVENTPGGATVTYRLNGDENLAYVKAVYEIQPGVSRENKASIYTDTLKLDGFGDTKEYDVKLYSVGKNEKVSEPIVVKIKPLTPPIELAYGNLSLEPGFGGVKIRLKNALQANLAIVVDADTVSNGVLRPLQTFYSKAPEVSFSVRGLSSKSMKFSVYLRDRWNNKSLAIIKDLTPVFEQKVPKPFKIVQLPTDEYTPSSTSTTVDKMWDGLVDLGIFASRNSATIPQWFTVDLNIPVVISRMKVHQRSSPFNYTGASVKTFELYGSNSPATDGSWASWTLIGKFNSFKPSGLPLGQVTTEDNTYGFTNGEDFEMPDIPPAYRYVRFKALETYGGGGQITIAEISFWGKL; encoded by the coding sequence ATGAAAATATTGAATTATATTGTTGTTGCTTTATTATTGAGTATAGTAGGGCAAAGCTGTAAAGAAGATGAGCGGCTAAAATATTTAAATGAAGATGCTCCGGCACCTCAGCAGGTGAGTAATATTAAAGTAGAAAATACCCCGGGTGGCGCTACTGTAACGTATCGGCTAAATGGAGATGAGAATCTTGCTTATGTTAAGGCTGTTTATGAAATTCAGCCAGGTGTATCGAGAGAAAATAAAGCTTCCATTTATACAGATACCTTAAAGTTAGATGGTTTTGGTGATACCAAAGAATATGATGTAAAACTTTATAGTGTAGGTAAAAATGAAAAGGTATCTGAACCTATTGTGGTAAAAATAAAGCCACTTACACCACCCATAGAATTAGCGTATGGTAATCTGAGCCTTGAGCCTGGTTTTGGCGGTGTGAAGATTAGGCTAAAAAATGCATTACAGGCAAATTTGGCTATCGTAGTCGATGCAGATACTGTCTCAAATGGTGTGCTAAGACCGTTACAGACATTTTATTCCAAAGCACCTGAAGTCTCTTTTTCTGTACGTGGATTAAGTTCAAAATCTATGAAATTTTCCGTTTACTTAAGGGATCGCTGGAACAACAAATCATTAGCGATAATCAAAGACCTGACCCCGGTTTTTGAGCAGAAAGTCCCTAAGCCTTTTAAAATTGTGCAATTGCCGACGGATGAATATACCCCTTCTTCCACTTCTACCACTGTAGATAAAATGTGGGATGGTCTGGTTGATCTTGGTATTTTTGCCTCTAGAAATAGTGCAACAATTCCGCAATGGTTCACCGTTGATTTGAATATTCCTGTAGTCATTAGTCGGATGAAAGTCCACCAAAGGTCCTCGCCATTTAATTACACGGGCGCAAGTGTGAAAACATTTGAACTGTATGGCTCTAATAGCCCTGCAACCGACGGCAGTTGGGCCAGCTGGACGTTAATTGGGAAATTCAACTCATTTAAGCCGTCTGGCTTGCCTTTAGGTCAGGTTACCACAGAAGACAATACGTATGGTTTTACTAATGGTGAAGATTTCGAAATGCCAGATATTCCACCGGCGTATAGGTATGTGCGCTTTAAGGCGCTGGAAACTTACGGGGGCGGTGGTCAGATCACCATTGCGGAGATTAGTTTCTGGGGTAAATTGTAA
- a CDS encoding RagB/SusD family nutrient uptake outer membrane protein has translation MKYSKNTNWCVRLAILIFVSIFSSCKDYLDIVPDSLATIDNAFTMRSEAEKFLYTCYSYMPKDGNLEQDPALLGGDEIWAINNSPKPNFSHGVFNLALGLQSTVNPIGEGMWVNLYKGLRDCNIFLERIGSVPDLGEQERKEWIAEVKFLKAYYHFYLVRMYGPIPLIRENLSADISIADVKIARAPVDECFAYIKQLLDEAKDDLPPNVVDPAKMLGRITKPIVYALKAKVMVTAASPLFNGNTDQATLRNRDGTQLFNQQFSTVKWDSAVVACKQAIEVCHAAGHKLYKYNPSVSVFVLTEEIKTQLSLRLAFTERWNSEVIWANTQSVNNTTQRMATPNVNPLYQENPTIGYELAPPLKIADMFYTKNGVPITEDNAWNAALTPTRVGSAADQRYIRLDYETAGSNFDREPRFYADLGFDGGVWYGQGYYNDAIPSGTYFVQAKKGQLNGKSKPDYGSITGYFIKKYVHYQNVQNSGVSDYTVTAYPWPLIRLPQLYLMYAEALNEQGGPGAEVHEYINLVRERAGLKTVRESWTNYSNNPGKFESKNGMQEIIQQETMIELAFEGARFWDLRRWKRNIVEYRKPIQGWDIEQSTAAFYYRKKFIFDQRFGLKDYFFPIRDFSITTNRNLVQNIGW, from the coding sequence ATGAAATATTCTAAAAATACAAACTGGTGTGTAAGACTAGCCATTTTAATTTTCGTCTCGATATTTTCGTCTTGTAAGGATTACCTGGATATAGTCCCGGATAGCCTTGCAACCATCGATAATGCATTTACTATGCGCTCGGAGGCGGAAAAATTTTTATATACCTGTTATTCTTACATGCCAAAAGATGGTAACCTGGAACAGGATCCTGCACTACTTGGCGGGGATGAAATTTGGGCAATCAACAACTCTCCAAAACCCAACTTTAGTCATGGGGTATTTAACCTCGCGCTCGGACTTCAGTCTACGGTAAATCCAATTGGAGAAGGTATGTGGGTCAATCTTTATAAAGGGCTTAGAGATTGCAATATATTTTTAGAAAGGATAGGTTCAGTTCCCGACCTCGGAGAACAGGAGCGTAAAGAATGGATTGCAGAAGTGAAGTTTCTTAAAGCGTACTACCATTTTTATCTGGTACGTATGTACGGTCCGATTCCATTGATCAGAGAAAATTTGTCTGCCGATATCAGTATCGCCGATGTGAAAATCGCAAGGGCCCCGGTAGATGAATGTTTTGCATACATCAAGCAACTGTTGGACGAGGCTAAAGATGACCTGCCGCCCAATGTTGTTGATCCGGCAAAAATGCTTGGACGCATCACAAAGCCTATAGTCTATGCTTTAAAAGCTAAAGTAATGGTTACTGCTGCGAGTCCGTTATTTAATGGAAATACAGATCAGGCAACTTTAAGAAATCGTGATGGTACGCAGCTATTTAACCAGCAATTTTCAACAGTAAAATGGGATTCGGCAGTTGTAGCCTGCAAGCAGGCAATTGAGGTATGCCATGCTGCAGGTCACAAATTGTATAAGTACAATCCATCTGTGTCGGTATTTGTGCTTACTGAAGAAATTAAGACGCAACTTAGTTTAAGACTGGCCTTTACAGAGCGATGGAATAGCGAGGTCATTTGGGCAAATACACAAAGCGTTAACAATACAACGCAGAGAATGGCGACTCCAAATGTAAACCCACTTTATCAGGAAAACCCTACTATAGGGTATGAATTAGCACCTCCATTAAAGATCGCGGATATGTTTTATACCAAAAATGGAGTTCCAATAACGGAAGACAATGCATGGAATGCAGCACTGACCCCTACACGGGTGGGCTCAGCTGCAGATCAGCGATATATCAGACTAGATTACGAAACAGCGGGATCAAATTTTGATAGGGAGCCACGCTTTTATGCTGACCTGGGTTTTGACGGTGGTGTTTGGTATGGGCAAGGATATTACAATGATGCAATTCCGTCAGGGACATATTTTGTACAGGCTAAAAAAGGCCAGCTTAACGGGAAATCGAAGCCCGATTATGGATCGATAACTGGTTATTTTATTAAGAAATATGTACATTATCAGAATGTACAAAATTCGGGAGTTTCCGATTACACCGTAACAGCTTATCCCTGGCCCTTAATTCGCCTTCCTCAATTATATTTGATGTATGCTGAGGCGCTAAATGAGCAAGGTGGTCCTGGTGCAGAAGTTCATGAATACATTAACTTGGTTCGTGAACGTGCTGGTTTAAAAACAGTGCGGGAATCCTGGACGAATTACTCAAATAATCCAGGCAAATTTGAAAGTAAGAATGGGATGCAAGAGATCATTCAGCAAGAAACGATGATTGAGCTGGCATTTGAAGGTGCGCGTTTTTGGGACCTAAGGCGGTGGAAGAGAAATATTGTGGAATATAGAAAGCCAATTCAGGGATGGGACATAGAACAATCCACTGCCGCTTTTTATTATCGCAAGAAATTCATTTTTGATCAGCGTTTTGGATTGAAAGACTACTTCTTTCCGATAAGAGATTTTTCCATTACTACTAACCGAAACTTAGTTCAAAATATAGGCTGGTAA
- a CDS encoding TonB-dependent receptor — protein MKKVLALLAYAILCNTYFVFAGKAKMPVAPNEKKLLTITKSNQQRVLTGTIYDETGVSLPGATIKVEGKERGAVTNGEGKYTIQINTNAEVLIVSYIGYINQRITVGERKVLDVKLLPNPKNALDEVAVVAFGTQKKESVIGSITTVRPGDLRVPSSNLTTALAGRVAGIISYQRSGEPGADNADFFVRGVTTFGTNNKPLILIDGIELTSTDLARLQTDDIATFSIMKDATATALYGARGANGVILVTTKQGVAGQAKISIRAENSASMATQNVELADPVTYMKLANEAVLTRNPGAAALYLPDQIENTEKGTNPLVYPANDWRKMLFKDYAMNQRYYLNVNGGGTVARYYVSGGFNKDNGVLKVDGKNNFNNNINLKSYTLRTNVNVDLTKSTELIVRLSGNFDDYNGPLDSGTDMYRKVMRSNPVRFPAFYPVDEAHKFVKHIMFGNYGNNTFLNPYADMVKGYRDESRSQMMAQFEIKQGLNGITQGLSARAMLNLGRTSLFNYKRAYAPFWYQLAGYDPLTNQYVVSKTNDNGREYLDFLPGDKKLYSTFYLESAINYNRTFASKHDVGGVLVMINREALNSESSNDIMLSLPFRNIGVSGRATYAYDKRYFAEFNFGYNGTEKFAENNRFGFFPSAGLAWSVSNEKFFEPLKSVISNLRFRYTYGLVGNDQIGDANDRFFYLSRVTLSDPSRAAVFGRDLNEIKNGVSIQRYENSLITWERAAKQNVAMELSLYGKANLVAEYYTEKRDNILMARTDIPNTVGFASIQRSNVGKASGKGIDLSLDFQHAWSKNLWFSVRGNLTYAKSRYSVFEEPNYSEPGRYRVGSSINQYYGYIAERLFVDDQEAANSPKQDFGSAVLGGDIKYTDVNGDGIINQADIVPIGNPTLPEVIYGFGFSLSYKKFDISAFAQGSANQSFWINPAATSPFVPYVYPNTTESTATTQYTNQLLQAYADSYWSEENRNLYATLPRLSTSVNANNIQPSTWFMRNAAFLRLKQVEFGYTFSKSLLDRIKASNLRLYMSGTNLLMLSKFKIWDSEMAGNGLGYPLQKVFNFGLNLTF, from the coding sequence ATGAAAAAAGTACTTGCGCTACTTGCGTACGCTATTCTCTGTAATACATATTTTGTATTTGCAGGTAAAGCAAAGATGCCTGTAGCCCCCAACGAGAAAAAACTATTGACCATTACAAAATCAAATCAGCAGAGGGTATTAACAGGTACTATCTATGATGAAACAGGAGTTTCACTTCCTGGAGCTACTATTAAAGTAGAAGGAAAAGAGCGAGGTGCTGTTACCAATGGCGAGGGTAAATACACCATCCAAATCAATACCAATGCTGAAGTCCTTATCGTCTCCTATATAGGATACATTAATCAGCGGATTACAGTTGGAGAACGAAAAGTACTTGATGTAAAATTACTCCCTAATCCTAAAAATGCACTCGATGAAGTTGCTGTTGTTGCTTTTGGTACGCAAAAAAAAGAGAGTGTAATTGGGTCAATTACTACAGTGAGACCAGGTGATTTAAGAGTTCCATCAAGTAATCTTACCACCGCACTAGCAGGGAGGGTAGCTGGAATTATTTCTTACCAAAGAAGCGGTGAGCCCGGAGCAGACAATGCTGATTTCTTTGTAAGGGGGGTTACAACTTTCGGAACAAATAACAAGCCTCTGATCTTGATTGATGGAATTGAGCTGACTTCAACAGATTTAGCTCGTTTGCAAACAGATGACATTGCAACATTTTCAATCATGAAAGATGCCACAGCAACGGCTTTATATGGTGCACGTGGAGCAAATGGAGTAATTTTAGTTACCACCAAACAAGGTGTTGCGGGTCAGGCAAAAATATCTATCAGGGCGGAGAATTCTGCTTCCATGGCCACGCAAAATGTGGAACTTGCCGATCCTGTAACGTATATGAAACTTGCAAACGAAGCAGTATTGACCAGAAATCCTGGTGCTGCAGCACTTTACCTTCCTGATCAAATAGAAAATACAGAAAAAGGAACGAACCCTTTGGTTTATCCGGCAAATGACTGGCGGAAAATGCTCTTTAAGGACTACGCCATGAACCAGCGTTACTATTTAAATGTAAACGGCGGGGGAACGGTAGCCAGATATTATGTTTCTGGAGGATTCAATAAGGACAATGGTGTTTTGAAAGTTGACGGAAAGAATAATTTCAACAACAACATCAATTTGAAAAGCTATACTTTACGTACCAATGTAAATGTTGACCTCACCAAATCTACCGAGCTAATTGTGCGTTTGAGCGGAAACTTTGATGATTATAATGGACCGCTTGACAGCGGTACGGATATGTACAGAAAAGTAATGCGCAGTAACCCTGTTCGGTTTCCTGCATTTTATCCTGTAGATGAAGCACACAAGTTTGTCAAGCACATTATGTTTGGTAACTATGGCAACAATACTTTCCTAAATCCATATGCCGATATGGTAAAAGGATACAGAGATGAAAGCAGGTCCCAAATGATGGCCCAGTTTGAAATAAAACAAGGCTTAAATGGAATTACCCAAGGTCTTTCTGCAAGGGCAATGCTTAACCTTGGCAGAACTTCATTGTTCAATTATAAAAGGGCTTATGCACCTTTTTGGTATCAGTTAGCGGGTTATGATCCGCTAACAAATCAATATGTCGTATCTAAGACAAATGATAATGGAAGGGAATACCTTGACTTTTTACCGGGAGATAAAAAATTGTATTCCACTTTCTATCTTGAGTCGGCGATTAATTACAACCGAACTTTTGCTTCAAAGCATGATGTTGGCGGTGTATTGGTTATGATTAATAGAGAAGCCTTAAATTCAGAATCCAGTAATGATATTATGCTTTCACTTCCCTTCAGAAACATTGGTGTTTCGGGGCGTGCCACTTATGCTTACGACAAAAGATATTTTGCTGAATTTAACTTCGGGTATAATGGTACAGAGAAATTTGCAGAGAATAACCGCTTTGGCTTTTTTCCTTCTGCCGGGCTAGCGTGGAGTGTATCTAATGAGAAATTCTTTGAACCACTTAAATCAGTAATTAGCAATTTAAGATTTCGATATACCTATGGTTTGGTAGGGAACGACCAAATTGGGGATGCTAACGATAGATTTTTCTATCTTTCAAGAGTTACTTTGTCAGATCCAAGCCGGGCGGCAGTTTTTGGTCGGGACTTGAATGAAATAAAGAATGGTGTATCTATACAACGATATGAAAACTCATTGATAACCTGGGAACGGGCAGCGAAGCAAAACGTAGCTATGGAATTGAGTTTGTATGGTAAAGCCAATTTAGTTGCTGAGTATTATACAGAGAAACGCGATAACATATTAATGGCACGGACAGATATACCAAATACTGTTGGCTTTGCGTCCATTCAAAGATCTAATGTTGGTAAGGCATCGGGAAAAGGGATAGACCTATCATTGGATTTTCAGCATGCCTGGTCTAAAAACCTCTGGTTTTCAGTACGTGGTAACCTTACTTATGCTAAAAGCAGATATAGTGTATTTGAGGAGCCCAACTATTCGGAACCGGGAAGGTATAGAGTAGGAAGTTCCATTAACCAATATTATGGGTATATCGCTGAGCGCCTTTTTGTTGATGATCAGGAAGCTGCTAATTCACCTAAACAGGATTTCGGTTCTGCTGTATTGGGAGGCGATATTAAATATACTGATGTAAACGGAGATGGTATCATTAATCAGGCAGATATTGTTCCGATTGGAAATCCTACGTTACCAGAAGTGATTTATGGTTTTGGCTTTTCCTTAAGTTACAAGAAATTTGACATCTCTGCTTTTGCACAGGGATCTGCAAATCAGTCTTTTTGGATCAACCCAGCAGCTACTTCACCCTTCGTGCCATACGTTTATCCAAATACCACAGAGTCTACTGCTACCACTCAATACACAAACCAGTTATTGCAAGCGTATGCAGATAGTTATTGGTCAGAAGAAAACCGCAATCTCTATGCAACTTTGCCCAGGCTCAGTACTTCTGTAAATGCCAATAATATCCAGCCAAGTACCTGGTTTATGAGGAATGCTGCTTTCTTACGCCTTAAGCAAGTTGAATTTGGATATACCTTTTCTAAAAGTTTACTTGATCGTATAAAGGCTTCAAATTTAAGGTTATACATGAGTGGGACAAACTTGCTAATGTTAAGTAAGTTTAAAATTTGGGATTCGGAAATGGCTGGTAATGGACTGGGTTATCCACTGCAAAAGGTTTTTAATTTCGGTTTAAACCTCACCTTTTAA
- a CDS encoding DUF2264 domain-containing protein, giving the protein MFRRHFLSLLPLAAASGINLKSVAASPAVSIEKKTDSRKYWIRVLTKIADPVLLNLSEGKLKANMPVEVNPTSTLDRSKVTYLEAFGRLMAGIAPWLELGADDTEEGKLRAKYISLSHKCLAHAVNPASPDYMQFTAQKYEQALVDASFLAQALIRAPKQLWEPLSAEVKANLIKALKSTRVIKPTYNNWLLFMGMIEAFFLKIGEEYDVVRLDYGIKKHFEWYKGDGIYGDGPAFHFDYYNSFVIQPMMMDIAGVMLESGKENKAFYALVQERAVRYAAIQERLISPEGTFPPTGRSLAYRFGAMQGLCQIALLKMLPPEIKPAQVREALTLVIKRMIEAPGTFDANGWLTIGFCGHQIDMGESYISTGSLYLCSTGLLALGLPKEDPFWSNAPADWTARKLWNGINMPADHAAASL; this is encoded by the coding sequence ATGTTTAGACGCCACTTTTTATCTCTTCTACCCCTTGCGGCAGCATCAGGCATCAACCTAAAATCAGTAGCTGCTTCGCCTGCAGTTTCAATAGAAAAGAAAACTGACAGCAGGAAGTACTGGATTCGGGTACTTACTAAAATAGCAGATCCGGTACTATTGAATTTAAGTGAAGGAAAGCTTAAAGCGAATATGCCGGTGGAAGTTAACCCAACGAGTACGTTGGATAGAAGTAAGGTGACGTATCTGGAGGCATTTGGAAGGTTGATGGCCGGCATTGCACCCTGGCTTGAACTGGGCGCTGATGACACGGAAGAAGGGAAATTAAGGGCAAAATATATTAGTCTCAGCCATAAATGTCTGGCGCATGCCGTTAATCCGGCATCGCCAGACTATATGCAGTTTACAGCTCAAAAGTATGAGCAGGCATTGGTAGATGCTTCCTTTTTAGCTCAGGCTTTAATCCGTGCGCCAAAACAGCTTTGGGAGCCTTTAAGCGCCGAAGTTAAGGCAAACCTTATTAAAGCTTTGAAATCTACACGTGTAATTAAACCCACTTACAACAACTGGTTGCTTTTTATGGGCATGATTGAAGCTTTTTTTCTAAAAATTGGCGAGGAATATGATGTGGTAAGATTGGATTATGGCATTAAAAAACATTTTGAGTGGTACAAAGGGGATGGTATTTATGGTGATGGCCCTGCCTTTCATTTTGATTACTACAATAGTTTTGTAATACAGCCCATGATGATGGACATAGCAGGAGTGATGTTAGAGAGCGGGAAAGAAAACAAAGCTTTTTATGCATTGGTGCAAGAACGGGCTGTGCGTTATGCGGCCATTCAGGAAAGGTTAATCTCTCCGGAGGGAACATTTCCACCAACAGGTCGGTCGCTTGCATACCGTTTCGGTGCCATGCAGGGCTTATGTCAGATTGCTTTGTTAAAAATGCTACCCCCAGAAATTAAGCCTGCTCAGGTAAGGGAAGCTTTAACATTGGTGATTAAAAGAATGATTGAGGCACCAGGCACTTTTGATGCCAATGGCTGGCTTACCATCGGGTTTTGTGGGCATCAGATAGATATGGGCGAATCTTATATCTCAACAGGTAGCTTATACCTCTGTAGTACAGGATTACTCGCTTTAGGCTTGCCAAAAGAAGACCCTTTTTGGAGTAACGCCCCGGCCGACTGGACGGCCAGGAAGTTGTGGAACGGCATTAATATGCCTGCAGATCATGCTGCAGCAAGTTTATAA